TCCACATAATTGTTACGTCGTCCGGTACTTTTAGCCCGTGTTGGTAATAGTCAAGCACTTCTTTGTACGGAATAAATACTTGCGGTATGGAAGATGCTTTTTCGTGCTTGTCTTTTTCAAGCATGTTTCGTTGGTCGGCAATTACTTTTTCCAGCAGCTTAATCCGGTCCTGCTCGGATAAATTCTTAGCATCCATCGGCGAATCATGTTTGCCACGCATCCCGATAGTGTAAATGCTTTCGTAATTTTCAGTTTGCTCAACCCGGCGGTTAAACAGTTTTCGAATGGCATCTGCATTTGTATCGTAGCGCCACTCTCCCATTCTCTCGCTGTTCCATTCTTCGTTAATATTGCAAAGCATGGGTTCGCAGTGTGATGTTCCGACAACAACGGCATAATCGTCGGCCGTTTTTGCATTCCCCGGTATTGTATAAAATGCTTTGGTACAACTGTGCATGGCCGGCCAAATTGTGTTGGCGCGGAGGCGGAGCATTAGCTGAAATATTTTGGCATAGGTTTTTGGCCCGATATCGCCTGTTTCAGGCTCAAGGGTTTTGGCAGCCCAGGGTTGTAGTCCCCAATCTTCGTCGTTTAAAAACAAACCACGGTATTTTACTGATGGTGAACCGTAGGTTTTGTTTGACATGTTCAGTACAATCTCTTTTTTATGGATTGGAGTTACATCGGCCCACCATTCCCAGGCCGAAACGCCCATCATTCGCGATAACTCCAGGATTCCGTAGGCCGTGGCACGACGGTCGCTACCGATAATTACCAAAGCCTGTTTGACCCCGGGAAACGGTTTCTCAAGCACCTGCATTGTCCAGCTTTCCCATTTGCCTTTAATTGTCGAAATGTCTACTTTCTTTTCGGTAACCAGCTTGTTAATCCATTTACTTTTATCGATGGTTCCTGCAATAATTATCCGGTTCTCTTTTTGTGGTATATCATGAATGATTTCGGGGTGTTTTCCCGTTATGTTATGAACATCTCCGGCAAACATATGGGCCGCAATATGCACCACTTGGGGCTCATTCCCAAATACAACTAAACTTGTGGTGTTGCCCTTCGATACAATTGGGAAAGCTTGTTTTTCGTTTCCTTTAACCGTGGCAGGTATAAAACTAAGAGTGAATAGAAATGTCAGCAGAAAGTTGAATGGTCTTATTTTATCAATGCTATTTTTCATGGTTGTCTAATATATCGATCCCCGATAAATGTGGTTTTAAAATTAGCCAATAACAAAGTCAGTGCATTCGTTTTATTCAAACGTTAAAACAAGCGAAGAGCCGGAAACATTTTTTATGCAGTAACTTGCTGTACCAGCCAGTTCAAATTTATTCTTTTCCCCGTTTTTGGTTACCCTGCTAAGTTTATCGCTTGATATTACGTACAGGTTTTGAATTAACGCATTTGCAGGAATGTGAACTTCGTAATTTTTGTCGCCACTTTTTATTACCCTAATGTGCGTTTTTGTATTTGACGCCGGGTCGAGAAGGTCGAACGAACAACTACCTCCGGCAACAACATAAAGATCAACGTAGTTTTTTGTTTTCTGCCAGTTTTTACTGTTTCCCGCAATAATTTGGCCTTCGGCATGTATTGAGCCCGCTTTCATAAATACCGGAAATTCTTCCATGGATTTGGTAACTTCAATCGTTTGCCCGCCGGTGTATTTTTTGTGGGAGTAAAAGTCATACCAATTGCCTTCGGGTAAAATAACTTTGCGGCTATTTTGGGCAGAATACAAGGGGGCCACCAAAAAAGCTTCCCCAAAAATGTATTGATCCCAGGTATTTGTGAAACGTTTGTCTTCGGGATAAACCATGGCCATGGGTTTCATTAGCGGGCCTGTTTCAGCAGAATTATTCAGCATGGAATAGATGTATGGAATAAGTTTCATACGTTCAGTCAGGATTTGCGCGTAGCGTTTTTGAAATGCCTCATCGTATTGCCAGGGTGTACGCTCCCGGCCTCTGCCACCCGATCCGTCAAGTTTTATTTCGTAAAATCCTGTCCATAAACCAAACTGAAGCCAGCGTGTGTAAAGCTCCGGCGAAATATATCCTTCGCCAAGATAACCGCCCACATCGGTTCCCCAATCAGGAAATCCCATGAAGCTACAGCGCATGGCATTGGATATGTTCGATGCCAGTCCGTCCCAGTTTGCCCGTACATCACCACCCCAAACGGCTGTCAGGTAAGGCTGGCTCCGCTGATAAGCCGCACGCGCAAAATTTGCATTGTCGCGGCCCCAGGCCTGATTGAGCAGGCTATCGGTAACTCTTGCATACAAATAGGGATATTTATTTCGTTTTGAATAATCATCGGTTTTGTCAGCCCAATCTTCCGGAAGCGGAAAAGTTTCGTCCGCACGGTCTAATTTGTGTCCTTTTACCCCGTATTCATACTGATTGCTTTCTAACCTGCGGTGAAATTCGGCAACTGCGTCTTTATTTGTCAAATCGAAATAGCACATTTTTCCTGCCAGCAAGCCGGGGAAATCTGTATCTCCAAATGTGGCAGATGCGACCCAGGTCATCAACTCAACTCCGTATTTGTTATTTAGTTCGCTAATCCATTTTTCGGGATGAGAATAATGAGCGCTGAAATCCATTTTCGACCATCCATTGGCGCCATCGCTGTACGGACGGTCCACAAACATTGCTGTAATCGGGATGTGTAGCTCTGTAAATCGTTTGGCATCATCCAGAATTTGCTTGCTCCCCGTATTTTCATCTCTCCAAATTACCGGACCGCAAAACCAGTCGGGCACATATTTGGGTGTACCAATAATTGAATAGTAATCGTTGTAAATAGTTTTGTAATTGCCCGTAAAAATGTACCAGTTCAATTTTCCTGTGTTATGCGTGAGAACGGTTTTTCCTTCCTGAGCCAGACGGTATTGCCCGGAACTGAACGAGTCGAAAAAGGAGGCATATCCCAGTGAATTGAAAAAAAAGGCAGAATGAACTGAAGCGCAGTTTTCGTGGTAACGATACGATTCCGGCTGTATCTCCACATCCATAGTCGTATGACGCAGATTGGGCGATTTTTTATTGTCGGGATAAAGTGTTTCCTGCAAACCATAGTAATTTCCGCCTAGATCCTTTAAAACGATCTGAACCTCTCGTGCCCATTTCGGAGCTGCAAAAACATGGATAAAGTTCGTATCAATGTTCATCCAAAGTGTGTCCTGCTTTTGAACTGTTTCTTCCGTTCCTCTCGGGCTTATCCACGGATAGTAGGTAAGCAGTTCAATTTGTTGCTCTGTCTTACTTATCACCTTTACCGAATCAGCATTTCTGAAATCGAATTGAATATTTTCAACTTCAACGAGCTTTTTCCCGGAACGATAAAGTGAAAACCCCTTGTTGGAATTTGATAATTGTACCGAAATATCAGAAGCATAAATGCCTGTATGAAAAAGTAAAAACGGGATGATTATGAAATAGAACTTTGAAATGTTTTGCATGGTTCAGTATTATTTTAGCTCATTTGTTCCGGTTAATTATGTCTGAATATGAGGTATCTTCTAATCACACGACATGTATTTCCATAAGGAATTTAAAAACTTCAAATACATTAAATTTTAATGTAGATGCGTTTCTTATTCAGCCACCAACCTAATAACCAACATACCATTACATAAGCGAACGCGGTTACCAGGGCTCCAAACGGACCGGGGAAAATTTGCTGAAAGATCTGTTCACTTACCCACTCAAATGCATCCTGATGCGCATTAACCGGGATCATACGCAGCACGACATAAAATAGCTCCGAGAACAGGTAAATGAATAACGGGTTCTTACCAAAAATTGTAAAGTATTCAATACCAAATTTGATTTTCCTGATTTCGATAGCATAAACCAAAACAGCCATAATCGCCAGATCCCAGCCGATGGTGTAAAGCACAAATGAACTGGTCCATAATTTTTTAGCAAATGGGAAAACCAGGTTCCACCAAAAGGCAAGTGCAATCAGGCCGAAAGCAACCATCAGAAGTTTAGAAATACCTTCAAACGATTTCCCTTTCTTTTGAATGAAAACACCGGCGATATAACCACCAATTACATTTACAATAGCAGGCAGGGTAC
This Prolixibacter sp. NT017 DNA region includes the following protein-coding sequences:
- a CDS encoding TIM-barrel domain-containing protein, with product MQNISKFYFIIIPFLLFHTGIYASDISVQLSNSNKGFSLYRSGKKLVEVENIQFDFRNADSVKVISKTEQQIELLTYYPWISPRGTEETVQKQDTLWMNIDTNFIHVFAAPKWAREVQIVLKDLGGNYYGLQETLYPDNKKSPNLRHTTMDVEIQPESYRYHENCASVHSAFFFNSLGYASFFDSFSSGQYRLAQEGKTVLTHNTGKLNWYIFTGNYKTIYNDYYSIIGTPKYVPDWFCGPVIWRDENTGSKQILDDAKRFTELHIPITAMFVDRPYSDGANGWSKMDFSAHYSHPEKWISELNNKYGVELMTWVASATFGDTDFPGLLAGKMCYFDLTNKDAVAEFHRRLESNQYEYGVKGHKLDRADETFPLPEDWADKTDDYSKRNKYPYLYARVTDSLLNQAWGRDNANFARAAYQRSQPYLTAVWGGDVRANWDGLASNISNAMRCSFMGFPDWGTDVGGYLGEGYISPELYTRWLQFGLWTGFYEIKLDGSGGRGRERTPWQYDEAFQKRYAQILTERMKLIPYIYSMLNNSAETGPLMKPMAMVYPEDKRFTNTWDQYIFGEAFLVAPLYSAQNSRKVILPEGNWYDFYSHKKYTGGQTIEVTKSMEEFPVFMKAGSIHAEGQIIAGNSKNWQKTKNYVDLYVVAGGSCSFDLLDPASNTKTHIRVIKSGDKNYEVHIPANALIQNLYVISSDKLSRVTKNGEKNKFELAGTASYCIKNVSGSSLVLTFE